A genomic stretch from Aminobacter aminovorans includes:
- the cobN gene encoding cobaltochelatase subunit CobN, whose translation MHILTTTSASLDDLIEPVDLRQKPADVVALSFTDSDLAGLAGAWKADAENLPSMRLASLRDLRHPMSVDLWIDSVASHAKVILVRILGGHDWWRYGCDQLAAMARAKGIALALLPGESHDEDLRLIEASTLPRTELDALLGYFREGGPENMKALVARLAGLADGKNAMAAPVAVPKAGFYDPARGIVCDLEASFAGWTSASAQMSGRTEGGAQDHAISSSAAIPILFYRSMLLAADVAPIDALVEALRTQGLRPVPIFVSSLKDKASLAFVEAALDQLAPTAIITATAFAAGAEPGTETLFDRAGVPVFQVIVATTRREAWEGSPRGLAPADLAMHVVMPELDGRILAGAISFKAESEVDPALGFRAFANRPEPDRVEQVSRRIAAHLSLRQTPPEKRKLAILIPDYPSAPGRTGYAVGLDVPSSVLAMLHDLKEAGYTVESIPQSPRALLALIEADGQGLALEDYLTLAEELPEEARKAVEAAWGYPEAEAKGGSARSTLPHFVFRAATFGNITVALAPDRGRSADRRADYHDPTLPPRHALLAFGLWLQKSLGIHAIVHVGAHGTLEWLPGKAVALSRNCFPEIVTGSLPVVYPFIVSNPGEAAQAKRRIAAITLGHLPPPLAAAGLDEHQRKLERLVDEYAQADGLDRRRRDRLAKLIVETASQTGLAAEAGVAGTDAPDEALRRIDAWLCDLKDFAIKDGLHVYGRAEENEPDPTRLASAEAERKNLIAALDGRHIKAGPAGAPARGRTDVLPTGRNLFTSDPRTMPTPTAFDLGKAASDEVMRSYLQSHGEWPRALVIDLWGSASLRTGGEEIAQGLALMGCRPQWDAATGRVTGIEVLPPAAIGRPRVDVTWRISGLFRDMFPTQIALIDAAARAVATRDEDDHDNPLAASTRAAGKVEPRIFGSSPGTYGAGLEDLLSSGDWQAREDLGRAYLDAASHAYGGSDGEGISAPGAFADRIAEADLLVHTGDDPGRDILEGSADVAFIGGFAAAVAALGRHADVIVLDTSDPQKPRPRSVTEAVGRVVRARATNARFIAGQMRHGPRGASEFAETVDRLIGFAETTNAIPAALIEAVHDAYVGNEDVRDFMLRENPAAAKFIAERFATARRRGLWHPLRNSVDDDLAALIAEAEAREVAA comes from the coding sequence ATGCACATCCTCACCACCACCTCCGCCTCGCTCGATGACCTGATCGAGCCTGTCGACCTCAGGCAGAAGCCTGCGGATGTGGTGGCGCTGTCCTTCACCGACAGCGATCTGGCCGGCCTCGCCGGCGCCTGGAAGGCGGACGCGGAAAACCTGCCATCGATGCGGCTCGCAAGCCTGCGCGACCTCCGCCATCCGATGTCGGTCGATCTCTGGATCGACAGCGTCGCCAGCCACGCCAAGGTCATCCTTGTCCGCATTCTCGGCGGCCACGACTGGTGGCGCTACGGCTGCGACCAGCTTGCCGCGATGGCGCGCGCAAAAGGCATCGCGCTGGCGCTCTTGCCGGGCGAAAGCCACGACGAGGATCTCAGGCTGATCGAGGCCTCGACCCTGCCGCGCACCGAACTCGACGCCCTACTCGGCTATTTCCGCGAGGGCGGCCCGGAGAACATGAAGGCGCTGGTGGCGCGGCTGGCCGGCCTGGCGGATGGCAAGAATGCTATGGCGGCACCCGTCGCAGTGCCGAAGGCGGGTTTTTATGATCCGGCGCGGGGCATCGTCTGTGATTTAGAAGCCTCTTTTGCCGGATGGACCAGCGCCTCTGCGCAGATGTCCGGCAGGACAGAGGGGGGTGCGCAGGATCACGCCATCTCCAGCTCTGCTGCCATCCCCATCCTCTTCTACCGTTCGATGCTGCTCGCCGCCGACGTCGCCCCTATCGACGCGTTGGTCGAGGCACTGAGAACACAGGGCCTCCGCCCCGTCCCGATTTTCGTCTCAAGCCTCAAGGATAAGGCCTCCCTCGCATTCGTCGAAGCAGCCCTGGACCAGCTCGCGCCCACGGCAATCATCACCGCAACCGCCTTCGCCGCCGGCGCCGAACCGGGCACGGAAACGCTGTTCGACCGCGCCGGCGTGCCGGTGTTCCAGGTCATCGTCGCCACCACCCGCCGCGAAGCCTGGGAAGGCAGCCCGCGCGGCCTCGCGCCCGCCGATCTTGCCATGCATGTGGTGATGCCCGAGCTCGACGGTCGTATCCTCGCCGGCGCCATCTCGTTCAAGGCGGAGAGCGAAGTCGACCCAGCCCTCGGTTTCCGCGCCTTCGCCAACCGGCCCGAACCAGACCGTGTCGAACAGGTCTCCCGCCGGATCGCGGCGCATCTCAGCCTGCGCCAGACACCGCCCGAAAAGCGCAAGCTGGCGATTCTCATCCCCGACTATCCCAGCGCGCCCGGTCGCACCGGCTATGCCGTCGGTCTCGACGTGCCATCAAGCGTGCTCGCCATGCTGCACGACCTCAAGGAGGCCGGCTACACGGTTGAATCGATTCCGCAATCGCCGCGCGCATTGCTCGCCCTGATCGAGGCTGACGGGCAAGGGCTGGCGCTCGAAGACTATCTCACGCTTGCCGAAGAACTGCCTGAGGAGGCGAGGAAAGCTGTCGAAGCGGCGTGGGGCTATCCCGAAGCGGAGGCTAAAGGCGGAAGTGCGCGCTCTACGTTGCCCCACTTCGTCTTCCGCGCCGCCACCTTCGGCAACATCACCGTCGCCCTCGCACCTGACCGCGGCCGTTCGGCCGATCGCCGCGCCGACTATCACGACCCGACGCTACCGCCGCGCCACGCGCTGCTCGCCTTCGGCCTCTGGCTGCAGAAGTCGCTCGGCATCCACGCAATCGTCCATGTCGGCGCCCATGGCACGCTCGAATGGCTGCCGGGAAAGGCGGTGGCACTGAGCCGGAACTGCTTTCCTGAAATCGTCACCGGCTCGCTGCCGGTGGTCTATCCCTTCATCGTCTCCAATCCCGGCGAGGCGGCCCAGGCCAAACGTCGCATCGCAGCGATCACGCTTGGCCACCTGCCGCCGCCGCTCGCCGCTGCCGGCCTGGACGAACACCAGCGGAAGCTCGAGCGCCTGGTTGACGAATACGCCCAGGCCGACGGCCTCGACCGTCGGCGCCGCGACCGCCTGGCCAAGCTCATCGTCGAAACGGCGTCGCAGACCGGCCTTGCTGCCGAGGCCGGCGTCGCCGGGACCGACGCGCCCGACGAAGCGCTGCGCCGCATCGACGCCTGGCTCTGCGACCTCAAGGATTTCGCCATCAAGGACGGCCTGCATGTCTATGGCCGCGCCGAAGAGAATGAGCCTGACCCAACGCGCCTTGCCAGCGCAGAAGCCGAGCGGAAAAACCTGATCGCCGCGCTCGACGGCCGCCATATCAAAGCCGGCCCAGCGGGCGCTCCGGCACGTGGCCGTACCGACGTCCTGCCGACCGGGCGCAACCTGTTCACCTCAGACCCGCGCACGATGCCGACGCCGACGGCCTTCGACCTCGGCAAGGCAGCCAGCGACGAGGTCATGCGCAGCTACCTGCAGAGCCATGGCGAATGGCCGCGTGCGCTCGTCATCGACCTGTGGGGCAGCGCTTCCTTGCGCACCGGCGGTGAGGAGATCGCCCAGGGCTTGGCGCTGATGGGCTGTCGGCCGCAATGGGACGCCGCCACCGGTCGCGTCACCGGCATCGAAGTGCTGCCGCCGGCAGCGATCGGCCGCCCGCGCGTCGATGTCACCTGGCGGATTTCTGGCCTGTTTCGCGATATGTTCCCGACCCAGATCGCGCTCATCGACGCCGCCGCCCGCGCCGTTGCCACCCGCGACGAGGACGACCACGACAACCCGCTCGCCGCCAGCACGCGCGCAGCGGGCAAGGTCGAGCCACGCATCTTCGGTTCCTCCCCCGGCACCTATGGTGCCGGCCTCGAGGACCTGCTTTCCAGCGGTGACTGGCAGGCGCGCGAGGACCTCGGCCGGGCTTATCTCGATGCTGCCTCACACGCCTACGGGGGCAGCGACGGCGAAGGCATTTCCGCGCCGGGCGCTTTTGCCGACCGCATTGCCGAGGCCGACCTGCTTGTGCACACCGGCGACGACCCCGGCCGCGACATTCTCGAAGGCTCCGCCGACGTCGCCTTCATCGGCGGCTTCGCAGCAGCGGTCGCAGCCCTCGGCAGGCACGCCGACGTCATCGTGCTCGACACCTCGGATCCGCAGAAGCCGAGGCCGCGCTCGGTCACGGAGGCTGTCGGCCGCGTCGTCAGGGCACGCGCCACCAATGCCCGCTTCATTGCCGGCCAGATGCGCCATGGCCCGCGCGGCGCCTCCGAATTCGCCGAGACGGTCGACAGGCTGATCGGTTTTGCCGAGACCACCAACGCCATCCCGGCAGCGCTGATCGAGGCCGTCCACGACGCCTATGTCGGCAACGAGGACGTGCGCGACTTCATGCTGCGCGAAAACCCTGCGGCAGCAAAATTCATCGCCGAGCGTTTTGCCACCGCCCGTCGGCGCGGCCTGTGGCACCCGCTGCGCAACTCCGTCGACGACGATCTGGCTGCCCTCATCGCCGAGGCTGAAGCGCGCGAGGTTGCGGCATGA
- the cobW gene encoding cobalamin biosynthesis protein CobW: MTASVERVPCTVVTGFLGAGKTTLLRNILENSKGKRLAIIVNEFGDVGIDGEILKGCGVDACPEENIVELANGCICCTVADDFVPALDQILSLTPRVDHILIETSGLALPKPLVQAFQWPTVKSRVTVDGVIAVVDGPALAAGKVASDMEALAAQRSADDSLDHDDPVEEVFEDQVACADLIILSKSDLLDEAGHARATAIVREHLARAVKIVPSAHGKVDPSVLLGLGLAVEDDIENRKTHHDGAFDHEHDDFDTFVIEIPSIANPDELAKRVATAAEEENVLRVKGFVDVGGKPMRLLVQAVGPRVNHYYDRAWTAEDDRRSRLVVIGLKGLDRPAIERILVG, translated from the coding sequence ATGACCGCCTCCGTCGAACGCGTTCCCTGCACCGTCGTCACCGGCTTTCTCGGCGCCGGCAAGACCACGCTGCTGCGCAACATCCTCGAGAACTCCAAGGGCAAGCGCCTCGCCATCATCGTCAACGAGTTCGGCGATGTCGGCATCGACGGCGAGATTCTCAAGGGCTGCGGCGTCGATGCCTGCCCGGAGGAAAACATCGTCGAACTGGCCAATGGCTGCATCTGCTGCACCGTCGCCGACGACTTTGTCCCTGCCCTCGACCAGATTCTGTCGCTTACTCCGAGAGTTGACCACATCCTGATCGAGACCTCGGGCCTGGCGCTGCCCAAGCCGCTGGTCCAGGCCTTCCAGTGGCCAACGGTCAAGAGCCGCGTGACGGTCGACGGCGTCATCGCCGTGGTCGATGGCCCCGCGCTGGCCGCAGGTAAAGTTGCCTCCGATATGGAAGCGCTCGCCGCCCAGCGCAGTGCGGACGATTCGCTCGACCACGACGACCCGGTCGAGGAAGTGTTCGAGGATCAGGTCGCCTGCGCCGACCTCATCATCCTGTCCAAGAGCGACCTGCTCGACGAAGCCGGTCACGCCCGCGCCACCGCCATCGTGCGCGAGCACCTGGCACGCGCCGTCAAGATCGTGCCGTCGGCGCATGGCAAGGTCGATCCGTCGGTGCTGCTCGGCCTCGGCCTCGCCGTCGAGGACGACATCGAAAACCGCAAGACCCATCACGACGGGGCGTTCGACCACGAGCATGACGACTTCGATACCTTCGTCATCGAGATCCCGTCGATCGCCAACCCCGACGAACTGGCGAAACGCGTCGCCACCGCCGCCGAAGAAGAGAATGTGTTGCGTGTAAAGGGCTTCGTCGACGTCGGCGGCAAGCCGATGCGCCTGCTCGTCCAGGCCGTCGGACCGCGCGTCAACCACTATTATGACCGCGCCTGGACCGCAGAGGACGACCGCCGCTCGCGCCTGGTCGTGATCGGCCTCAAGGGCCTCGACCGCCCGGCCATAGAGCGTATCCTGGTCGGCTGA
- a CDS encoding DUF1636 family protein, whose product MDFDDNLPVASADASCDAADARSCDVTILVCSSCRDETGSDAHPRAGAQLAEHARLAANGEIAVRSVECLGNCKRRLSAALIRDGAWSYVFGDLNTMSGDDLVAGARLFATSTDGLIPWRGRPDSLKRGLVARIPPLALIKEDP is encoded by the coding sequence TTGGACTTCGACGACAACCTTCCGGTCGCATCAGCCGACGCATCCTGCGATGCAGCCGACGCGCGCTCATGCGACGTCACCATCCTCGTCTGCTCATCCTGCCGCGACGAAACCGGCTCGGACGCCCATCCGCGCGCCGGCGCCCAGCTTGCCGAGCACGCCCGCCTCGCCGCCAATGGCGAGATCGCCGTGCGCAGCGTCGAGTGCCTGGGCAACTGCAAGCGCCGCCTCAGCGCCGCCCTGATACGCGACGGCGCGTGGAGCTACGTCTTCGGCGATCTCAACACCATGTCGGGCGACGATCTCGTCGCCGGCGCAAGACTCTTCGCCACCTCGACCGACGGCCTGATCCCCTGGCGCGGCCGTCCAGATAGCCTCAAGCGCGGCCTCGTCGCGCGCATACCACCACTTGCTCTCATCAAGGAAGACCCATGA
- a CDS encoding NADAR family protein yields the protein MYRNRAQLEEGYLAQAKIEFLFFWGHQPSRDGKITSSCLSQWWPAPFAVDAVSYPTVEHWMMAEKARLFGDHEIASRILETESPKQAKQWGREVRGFDAARWDDEKFGVVAEGNGHKFGQNPALREFLLNTGSAVLVEASPVDNVWGIGLAADDNRASNPLQWRGDNLLGFALMQVREELRG from the coding sequence ATGTATCGAAATCGCGCGCAGCTTGAGGAAGGGTATCTCGCCCAGGCGAAGATAGAGTTCCTGTTTTTTTGGGGTCATCAGCCGTCAAGGGACGGGAAGATCACCTCGTCGTGCCTCAGCCAATGGTGGCCAGCTCCCTTCGCGGTCGATGCTGTCTCCTATCCAACCGTCGAGCATTGGATGATGGCCGAGAAGGCTCGCTTGTTTGGAGATCATGAAATCGCGTCCAGAATCCTGGAGACCGAGAGCCCGAAGCAGGCAAAGCAGTGGGGCAGAGAGGTGCGCGGCTTTGATGCAGCCCGATGGGATGATGAGAAGTTTGGCGTCGTCGCAGAAGGCAACGGTCACAAATTCGGACAGAACCCGGCCTTGCGAGAATTTCTGCTCAATACAGGAAGTGCCGTTCTGGTCGAGGCAAGCCCCGTCGACAATGTCTGGGGAATAGGTCTTGCCGCAGACGACAACCGCGCCAGCAATCCACTTCAGTGGCGTGGCGACAATCTCCTCGGCTTCGCGCTGATGCAGGTGCGTGAGGAGCTACGCGGTTGA
- a CDS encoding winged helix-turn-helix domain-containing protein, with the protein MKEKLSLATARRIALAAQGFADPRPTGAITRRHLQRVLDRTGLLQIDSVSAVVRAHYMPLYSRLGPYPMALLDDAMAPKKRMLFEYWAHEASLLPLETFPLLRWRMARAEDGMYGGLAKFGRANRPYIEEIFRQVVDRGPIAASDIEGAKGSGGWWGWSQEKHAFEWLFWAGRITTHSRRGFERLYDLPERVLPADIYDRPAPQAEDAHRDLLRISARAHGVATGICLRDYFRLSPADVKGRLEELVETGELIPVRVEGWDRQAYLHADARIPRKIQARALLAPFDPLVFERTRAEQLFGFRYRIEIYTPAEKRQYGYYVLPFLLGERIVARIDLKADRPAGILRVHAAYAEPCAPPETAAELYEELQQMCDWLGLERIEVTPAGDLGSGLMDMATRRFASDKNSTA; encoded by the coding sequence ATGAAGGAAAAACTCTCACTCGCCACGGCCCGCCGCATCGCATTGGCGGCCCAGGGATTTGCCGACCCGCGCCCCACTGGCGCGATCACGCGGCGTCACCTGCAGCGCGTGCTCGACCGCACCGGCCTGCTGCAGATCGACTCGGTCAGCGCCGTCGTGCGCGCCCACTACATGCCGCTCTACTCGCGACTCGGCCCCTACCCCATGGCCCTGCTCGACGACGCCATGGCTCCGAAGAAGCGCATGCTGTTCGAGTACTGGGCGCATGAAGCGTCGCTGCTGCCGCTGGAGACCTTTCCGCTGTTGCGCTGGCGCATGGCGCGGGCCGAGGACGGGATGTATGGCGGGCTTGCCAAGTTCGGCCGTGCAAACAGGCCCTATATAGAAGAGATCTTTCGCCAGGTGGTCGACCGCGGTCCGATCGCCGCTTCCGACATCGAGGGCGCCAAGGGTTCCGGCGGCTGGTGGGGCTGGAGCCAGGAAAAGCATGCCTTCGAATGGCTGTTCTGGGCCGGCCGCATCACCACCCATTCGCGGCGTGGCTTCGAACGCCTCTATGATCTGCCCGAGCGCGTGCTGCCGGCCGACATTTATGACCGTCCTGCTCCCCAGGCCGAGGATGCGCATCGCGATCTCTTGCGAATCTCCGCCCGCGCCCATGGCGTCGCAACCGGCATCTGCCTGCGCGACTATTTCCGCCTGTCGCCAGCCGACGTGAAAGGCCGGCTCGAAGAGCTGGTCGAAACCGGCGAACTGATTCCCGTCCGCGTCGAGGGCTGGGACCGGCAGGCCTATCTCCACGCCGATGCGCGCATTCCGCGCAAGATCCAGGCACGCGCCCTGCTTGCGCCCTTCGATCCGCTCGTCTTCGAGCGCACCCGTGCCGAGCAATTGTTCGGCTTCCGCTACCGCATCGAAATCTACACCCCGGCCGAGAAGCGCCAATACGGCTACTACGTCCTGCCCTTCCTTCTGGGCGAGCGCATCGTCGCCCGCATCGACCTGAAGGCCGACCGTCCGGCGGGTATCCTGCGCGTCCACGCCGCCTATGCAGAGCCCTGTGCGCCACCGGAAACCGCAGCCGAACTTTACGAAGAACTCCAGCAGATGTGCGACTGGCTCGGCCTCGAACGCATCGAGGTGACGCCCGCGGGCGATCTTGGATCCGGCCTGATGGATATGGCTACGCGACGCTTTGCGAGTGACAAGAACTCAACCGCGTAG
- a CDS encoding NADH-quinone oxidoreductase subunit A → MNALLSSYLPIVIFIGVALIVGIALIVAPFLVAYRNPDPEKLSAYECGFNSFDDARMKFDIRFYLVSILFIIFDLEVAFLFPWAVSFGEIGMLGFWSMMIFLAVLTIGFVYEWKKGALEWD, encoded by the coding sequence ATGAACGCTCTCCTGAGTTCGTATCTGCCCATCGTCATTTTTATCGGTGTGGCGCTTATTGTCGGCATTGCGCTTATCGTGGCGCCTTTCCTCGTCGCCTACCGCAATCCGGACCCGGAAAAGCTTTCAGCCTATGAGTGCGGCTTCAACTCGTTTGACGACGCCCGCATGAAGTTCGACATCCGCTTCTATCTGGTCTCCATCCTGTTCATCATCTTCGATCTCGAAGTGGCGTTCCTATTCCCGTGGGCGGTGTCCTTCGGCGAGATCGGCATGCTCGGCTTCTGGTCGATGATGATCTTCCTGGCCGTGCTGACCATCGGCTTTGTCTATGAGTGGAAAAAGGGAGCGCTGGAATGGGATTGA
- a CDS encoding NuoB/complex I 20 kDa subunit family protein yields MGLNDASGTLIAPKPKGIIDPNTGKPIGSDDAFFGELNNELSDKGFLVTSSEALITWARTGSLMWMTFGLACCAVEMMHISMPRYDAERFGIAPRASPRQSDVMIVAGTLTNKMAPALRKVYDQMPEPRYVISMGSCANGGGYYHYSYSVVRGCDRVVPVDIYVPGCPPTAEALLYGILLLQKKIRRTGTIER; encoded by the coding sequence ATGGGATTGAACGACGCCTCCGGCACCCTGATCGCGCCGAAGCCGAAAGGCATCATCGATCCGAACACCGGCAAGCCCATCGGTTCAGACGACGCCTTCTTCGGCGAACTGAACAACGAGTTGTCCGACAAGGGGTTCCTCGTCACCTCGTCCGAGGCGCTGATTACCTGGGCGCGTACCGGTTCGTTGATGTGGATGACCTTTGGCCTGGCCTGCTGCGCCGTCGAGATGATGCACATCTCGATGCCGCGCTATGACGCCGAACGCTTCGGTATCGCGCCGCGCGCCTCACCGCGCCAGTCGGACGTGATGATCGTCGCCGGCACGCTGACCAACAAGATGGCGCCGGCACTGCGCAAGGTCTACGACCAGATGCCGGAACCGCGCTACGTCATCTCGATGGGCTCATGCGCCAATGGCGGTGGCTACTATCACTATTCCTATTCGGTGGTGCGCGGCTGCGATCGCGTCGTGCCCGTCGACATCTACGTGCCCGGCTGTCCTCCGACCGCCGAAGCACTTCTCTACGGCATCCTTCTTCTCCAGAAGAAGATCCGCCGCACCGGCACGATCGAGCGGTGA
- a CDS encoding NADH-quinone oxidoreductase subunit C, with product MSEALNDLAAYIAEKLDADIEESVVAYGELTLTVKAADIVDVMTFLRSDVQCQFVSFIDAAGVDYPQRRKRFDVVYHLMSPRQNLRIRVKVSTDEDTPVPSITSVYPGADWFEREAYDMYGILFSGHPDLRRLLTDYGFEGHPLRKDFPLTGFVEVRYDDEQKRVVYEPVELKQEFRNFDFLSPWEGTEYVLPGDEKAKTN from the coding sequence ATGAGTGAAGCCCTGAACGACCTTGCCGCGTACATTGCGGAAAAGCTCGATGCGGACATCGAAGAAAGCGTCGTCGCCTATGGCGAGCTGACGCTGACGGTGAAAGCCGCCGACATCGTCGATGTGATGACCTTTCTGCGCAGCGACGTGCAGTGCCAGTTCGTGTCGTTCATCGATGCCGCCGGCGTCGACTACCCGCAGCGCCGCAAGCGCTTCGACGTCGTCTACCATCTGATGTCGCCGCGCCAGAACCTGCGCATCCGCGTCAAGGTCAGCACTGACGAGGACACGCCGGTCCCGTCGATCACCTCGGTCTATCCGGGCGCCGACTGGTTCGAGCGCGAAGCCTATGACATGTATGGCATCCTGTTTTCGGGTCATCCCGACCTGCGCCGGCTTTTGACCGACTACGGTTTCGAAGGTCACCCGCTGCGCAAGGACTTTCCGCTCACCGGCTTCGTCGAGGTTCGCTACGACGACGAGCAGAAGCGCGTCGTCTACGAGCCGGTCGAGCTGAAGCAGGAATTCCGCAATTTCGACTTTTTGTCTCCCTGGGAAGGCACCGAATACGTGCTGCCGGGTGACGAAAAAGCCAAGACGAATTGA
- a CDS encoding NADH-quinone oxidoreductase subunit D: MAETSVRNFNINFGPQHPAAHGVLRLVLELDGEVVDRVDPHIGLLHRGTEKLIEQKTYLQAVPYFDRLDYVAPMNQEHAFALAVERLLGLEVPKRGQIIRVLYSEIGRILSHLLNVTTQAMDVGALTPPLWGFEEREKLMVFYERACGARMHAAYFRPGGVHQDLPQKLVEDIGKWIDPFLQTVQNLDDLLTPNRIFKQRNVDIGVVSLDDAWAWGFSGVMVRGSGAAWDLRKSQPYECYSEMDFDIPIGKNGDCYDRYLIRMEEMRQSAKIMRQCVDLLLGKESTGPVSNMDGKVVPPKRQAMKRSMESLIHHFKLYTEGYRVPAGEVYAAVEAPKGEFGVFLVSDGTNKPYRCKLRAPGFAHLQAMDFLCRGHMLADISAVLGSLDIVFGEVDR; the protein is encoded by the coding sequence ATGGCTGAAACCTCCGTCCGCAACTTCAACATCAATTTCGGCCCGCAGCATCCGGCGGCGCACGGCGTTTTGCGCCTGGTGCTCGAGCTGGACGGCGAAGTCGTCGACCGCGTCGATCCGCATATCGGCCTTTTGCACCGCGGCACCGAAAAGCTGATCGAGCAGAAGACCTATCTGCAGGCCGTTCCCTATTTCGATCGCCTCGACTATGTCGCGCCGATGAATCAGGAGCATGCCTTTGCGCTCGCGGTCGAGCGCCTGCTCGGCCTCGAAGTGCCGAAGCGCGGCCAGATCATCCGCGTGCTCTATTCCGAGATCGGCCGCATCCTGTCGCACCTGCTCAATGTCACCACGCAGGCTATGGACGTCGGCGCGCTGACCCCGCCGCTGTGGGGCTTCGAAGAGCGCGAAAAGCTGATGGTGTTTTATGAGCGTGCCTGCGGCGCGCGCATGCACGCAGCCTATTTCCGGCCGGGCGGCGTCCACCAGGACCTGCCGCAGAAGCTGGTCGAAGACATCGGCAAGTGGATCGATCCGTTCCTGCAGACCGTCCAGAATCTCGACGACCTTTTGACGCCGAACCGCATCTTCAAGCAGCGCAATGTCGACATCGGCGTGGTCTCGCTCGACGACGCATGGGCCTGGGGTTTCTCGGGCGTCATGGTGCGCGGTTCGGGTGCCGCCTGGGATCTGCGCAAGAGCCAGCCCTACGAATGCTATTCGGAAATGGATTTCGACATTCCGATCGGCAAGAACGGCGATTGCTACGACCGCTATCTGATCCGCATGGAAGAGATGCGGCAGTCGGCGAAGATCATGCGCCAGTGCGTCGATCTGCTGCTCGGCAAGGAAAGCACCGGTCCTGTGTCCAACATGGACGGCAAGGTGGTTCCGCCGAAGCGCCAGGCGATGAAGCGCTCGATGGAATCGCTGATCCATCACTTCAAGCTCTACACCGAAGGCTATCGCGTGCCGGCTGGCGAGGTTTATGCAGCCGTCGAGGCGCCCAAGGGCGAATTCGGCGTCTTCCTGGTCTCCGACGGCACCAACAAGCCTTACCGCTGCAAGCTGCGCGCACCGGGTTTCGCCCATCTCCAGGCGATGGATTTCCTGTGCCGCGGCCACATGCTGGCGGATATCTCGGCCGTTCTCGGCTCCCTCGACATCGTGTTTGGTGAGGTCGACCGCTAA
- a CDS encoding NADH-quinone oxidoreductase subunit E: protein MSVRRLAEASVQPASFAFNKAFTAQAKTWIKKYPKGREQSAVIPLLMLAQEQDGWVTKAAIEHVADMLAMPYIRALEVATFYTQFQLKPVGTRAHIQVCGTTPCMLRGSEELIDVCRSKIHHDQFHTNEAGTLSWEEVECLGACVNAPMVMIFKDTYEDLTPERLAEIIDQFDAGKGDKVKTGPQTGRVFAAPLTGFTSLKEEKGVLKTTRDKEAKAATKAAKAAAVETAVPPSNAAKPKTDAIETSPAVKSPSKVKAAPAAEKAASVAAPKAAVAAKPSLEDKNRPAGIAKPAAVDDLKLISGVGPKIEGTLHELGIFTFGQVASWKKAEREWVDGYLNFKGRIERDDWVKQAKALAKGGVAEYVRVFGKKPV from the coding sequence ATGTCAGTCCGCCGTCTCGCAGAAGCCAGCGTCCAGCCAGCGTCATTCGCCTTCAACAAGGCGTTTACGGCGCAGGCCAAGACCTGGATCAAGAAGTACCCCAAGGGCCGCGAACAGTCGGCCGTTATCCCGCTGCTGATGCTGGCGCAGGAACAGGACGGCTGGGTGACCAAGGCGGCCATCGAGCATGTCGCCGACATGCTCGCGATGCCCTACATCCGCGCGCTCGAAGTCGCGACCTTCTACACCCAGTTCCAGCTCAAGCCGGTCGGCACGCGCGCCCACATCCAGGTGTGTGGCACCACGCCCTGCATGCTGCGCGGCTCGGAAGAGCTGATAGATGTGTGCCGCTCGAAGATCCATCACGACCAGTTCCACACCAACGAGGCGGGAACCTTGTCGTGGGAAGAGGTCGAGTGCCTTGGCGCCTGCGTCAACGCACCGATGGTCATGATCTTCAAGGACACCTACGAGGACCTGACGCCGGAGCGTTTGGCCGAGATCATCGATCAGTTCGATGCCGGCAAGGGCGACAAGGTCAAGACTGGCCCGCAGACTGGCCGCGTGTTCGCTGCGCCGCTGACCGGCTTCACTTCGCTCAAGGAAGAGAAGGGCGTGCTCAAGACGACACGCGACAAGGAAGCCAAGGCCGCGACAAAGGCTGCCAAGGCGGCTGCCGTAGAAACGGCCGTTCCGCCGTCGAACGCCGCCAAGCCGAAGACCGACGCGATCGAGACCAGCCCGGCTGTGAAGTCGCCGTCGAAGGTCAAGGCAGCACCCGCAGCCGAGAAGGCAGCAAGTGTTGCAGCGCCCAAGGCAGCAGTTGCGGCCAAGCCGTCGCTCGAAGACAAGAACCGTCCGGCCGGCATCGCCAAGCCGGCTGCCGTCGACGACCTCAAGCTGATCTCGGGCGTCGGCCCGAAGATCGAGGGCACGCTGCACGAACTCGGCATCTTCACCTTCGGCCAGGTCGCTTCCTGGAAGAAGGCTGAGCGCGAGTGGGTCGACGGTTACCTGAATTTCAAGGGCCGCATCGAGCGCGACGACTGGGTCAAGCAGGCCAAGGCGCTCGCCAAGGGCGGCGTGGCTGAATACGTCCGCGTCTTCGGCAAGAAGCCGGTCTGA